CTGACTAGTGACCAGTTGTACGGACGGAGAATCATTTTTCTAAGCTCCTTCACATTCTTCCTTATTTGGCTGATACCATGTGCTGTCGCGAAGAACATACAAACACTACTCATTTCTCGGttcttcaatggcttcgCTGGAAGTGCCTTCCTCAGCGTTGCTGGAGGTGCAGTTGGAGATATGTTTCCTCGGCATCAACTGGCTGCTCCTATGATGATCTATACTGCAAGTCCTTTTGTTGGACCCGAACTTGGACCTCTGTGAGTGCATTCCATAGAAACTTTCCTCCCAAGTTAGACATGCACTTACGAAATGCTGTTCCCCCTTTTACAGTTTGGGTGGCTTTATAAATCAGTATATAAATTGGTATGTATGAAGATGCAGTCTTCTGGAGTTGTTAGTAAAGGTTTGTGTTCTAACACAAGGATCAGGCGCTGGACATTCTATACCTTACTATTATGGGCCGCCACGATGCTAGTCTCGATTTACTTATTCGTGCCCGAAACCCATCATCCAGCGTTAGTAGACTACCTTGCGATCTGTCTAAATGTGCCTAACATAAGTTTCCCAGAATTCTAACGCAAAAGGCACGAGAgatcagaaaagaaactggAAATTCATGGCCGTTAGGACCAAGcgagaacaacaacatccctcTGAGTGAACTTCTCCTCCGTTCTATCGTCCGACCTATTATGCTTCTGACGCTGGAGCCCATGTGCCTGAATCTTTGTGTATACTCTGCACTTCTGCTGGGCATACTTTATCTATTCTTCGGCGCATTTCAGATTGTCTTTGAGTCTGTATATGGGTTCGAGCTATGGCAGCGAGGACTCACTTTCCTGGGTCTCCTGGTCGGAATGGTGTTAGCCATTCTCTCCGACCCCTTTTGGCGTCGAAACTACCAGCGTCTAGAGAAAGATCATCAAAATCCGGAAGCATCTGGATTCGATCCAGAATGGAGACTTCCTCCAGGTACCAATTTCCCCTAACTTTCTAAATCTTCCAGCACACATTAATCTGTAATATCTCCCGGGCATGCAGCTATAGCAGGGGCACCATTAGTGACAATCGGGCTTTTTATATTCTCATGGACAACTTACCCAAGTATTCACTGGATAGTGCCAATGATCGGAAGCGCGCTTTTCGGAGCTGGGTAAGTAGCCCCAAACAACGTGCATGCCA
The sequence above is a segment of the Aspergillus oryzae RIB40 DNA, chromosome 3 genome. Coding sequences within it:
- a CDS encoding MFS transporter (synaptic vesicle transporter SVOP and related transporters (major facilitator superfamily)), which produces MPREDGTTRSSDLEQGSDPSKTINERAFVETTQWDEDDPAHPFKRSLAARWLTVVIVSLCSLCVACTSSIYTTTYDQILDEFHCSQEVATLGLSLFVFGMGFGPLILGPLSEVRSCFLYGRRIIFLSSFTFFLIWLIPCAVAKNIQTLLISRFFNGFAGSAFLSVAGGAVGDMFPRHQLAAPMMIYTASPFVGPELGPLLGGFINQYINWRWTFYTLLLWAATMLVSIYLFVPETHHPAILTQKAREIRKETGNSWPLGPSENNNIPLSELLLRSIVRPIMLLTLEPMCLNLCVYSALLLGILYLFFGAFQIVFESVYGFELWQRGLTFLGLLVGMVLAILSDPFWRRNYQRLEKDHQNPEASGFDPEWRLPPAIAGAPLVTIGLFIFSWTTYPSIHWIVPMIGSALFGAGTILVYSGIFTFLVEAYPRYAASALAANSFTRSTFAGAFPLFGTQMYNTLGLNWASCLLAFLTLAMVPFPYVFYKYGARIRKKSRFSS